From a single bacterium genomic region:
- a CDS encoding DUF3368 domain-containing protein, whose protein sequence is MIVVADATCLIALCRIERLDILRRLFGKVNICETVYDEVVIAGKDRPGTKEVREAKWIERKWVKDKIAVRLLEKDLDKGEAETIILASETNANYVILDDKESSQIAKLLGLNVIGTIGLLLLADRLGIITDFKDMMKRLRKAGFRIKDELYDKILKEIEV, encoded by the coding sequence ATGATTGTAGTAGCAGATGCCACTTGCTTAATTGCCCTATGCAGGATTGAACGATTGGATATTTTAAGAAGACTCTTTGGGAAGGTGAACATTTGTGAGACAGTATATGATGAAGTAGTAATTGCTGGTAAAGATAGACCGGGAACAAAAGAAGTAAGGGAAGCAAAATGGATTGAAAGAAAATGGGTAAAGGATAAGATAGCGGTAAGATTACTTGAGAAAGATTTAGATAAAGGGGAGGCAGAGACTATTATTTTAGCCTCAGAAACAAATGCAAATTATGTTATCCTTGATGATAAAGAATCCTCTCAAATCGCCAAACTTCTTGGGTTAAATGTAATTGGAACAATTGGTCTTCTTCTTTTAGCGGATAGATTGGGAATAATTACTGATTTTAAGGATATGATGAAAAGATTACGCAAAGCTGGGTTTAGAATTAAAGATGAGTTGTATGATAAAATATTAAAGGAAATAGAGGTATAA
- a CDS encoding type II toxin-antitoxin system HicB family antitoxin: MVYRVIVEKGEDFGYVVHCPAIPGCHSQGETIEEAIANIKDAIVGCLSVLGEDVLLKGQEIGVMEVAV, from the coding sequence ATGGTCTACCGAGTTATAGTTGAAAAAGGGGAAGACTTTGGATATGTGGTGCATTGTCCAGCAATTCCTGGTTGTCATTCACAGGGAGAGACAATCGAGGAGGCAATAGCCAACATTAAGGATGCCATAGTAGGGTGTCTCTCTGTTTTAGGAGAAGATGTGTTGCTTAAAGGTCAAGAGATTGGGGTGATGGAGGTAGCTGTATAG
- a CDS encoding type II toxin-antitoxin system HicA family toxin, which yields MVAVLPVISGREAIKGFEKAGWYIERRAKSRHIIMKKEGVKTTLSIPEHRVLDRGLLRSLIRDAYLSVAEFNELLKG from the coding sequence ATAGTGGCAGTTCTGCCTGTTATTTCGGGAAGAGAGGCAATAAAAGGGTTTGAAAAGGCAGGTTGGTACATAGAGAGGCGGGCAAAAAGTAGACACATTATAATGAAAAAAGAGGGCGTAAAAACTACATTGTCCATTCCAGAACATCGGGTATTGGATAGAGGATTGCTTAGGTCTTTGATTAGAGATGCATACCTTTCGGTTGCAGAATTTAATGAGTTGTTGAAAGGATGA
- a CDS encoding UPF0175 family protein, translating to METKTIKMELPKDIFLALRKYDKDVEKGLRVFSSLFLFKTRRFSLGKAKELSDPSLSEFMELTRRERIPIRDYSEEEIKEEIEGAKRIAKRLRTRER from the coding sequence ATGGAGACAAAGACCATAAAAATGGAATTGCCAAAGGATATTTTTCTGGCATTAAGGAAGTATGATAAGGATGTAGAAAAGGGATTAAGGGTTTTTTCCAGCCTTTTTCTTTTTAAGACAAGGAGGTTTTCTCTTGGTAAAGCAAAAGAATTGTCAGACCCTTCTCTCTCTGAGTTTATGGAGCTTACCAGGAGAGAAAGGATACCAATACGAGATTACAGCGAAGAGGAGATAAAGGAGGAGATAGAAGGAGCAAAGAGGATAGCCAAGAGATTAAGAACGAGGGAAAGATGA
- a CDS encoding UPF0175 family protein translates to MASICVEIPEEVSVGIRIPKEELPSQIKKIVALELYRRKAISLGKACQLAEISKWEFFELNEKMQIPLYYDQEDWERDKKIAEKEGKK, encoded by the coding sequence ATGGCATCAATTTGTGTAGAGATACCTGAGGAGGTCTCTGTGGGTATAAGGATACCTAAGGAAGAACTTCCTTCACAGATAAAGAAGATAGTAGCATTAGAGCTATATAGAAGAAAGGCTATTTCTTTAGGAAAGGCATGTCAGTTAGCAGAAATCTCAAAATGGGAGTTCTTTGAGTTAAATGAAAAAATGCAAATACCCCTTTACTACGACCAGGAAGACTGGGAAAGGGACAAAAAGATAGCAGAAAAAGAGGGGAAGAAATGA